The Actinomycetota bacterium genome contains the following window.
CGGAAATGCGCCCCAGGCGGTCAGGAAGCGTGAGGCCTCCACCAGGAAGACCCGTTCCCGTACCGACCCGTCCTTCAACACCAGGCGGCACGGAGTGCTGCGGGCTCTCCGGCTGGTCCGGGTGATCGATCTCAGCTGGCCCAGCAGCCGTTCGTCCAGAACGGGCAGGCCGGCCGCAAACGGCTTGGCCCAGACGACCCGGCGCCAGTAGGTGTTGAAGTCCACCCGGCTGCGGCGCCTGCCGAAATTCTCCGGCAGAGGGCGCGAGAACAGCATGCTCCACAGGCCTGCGACCACCAGCGCACCGGCGCAGCCGGCAAGGACGGCGGCCTGTGAGCCGGGGAAGGCGGGTGCGGCGGCCCCCGCGATCTCCGTGAGGACGATTGTGGTCGCCGCCGCCGGGAACACCGCCGCGAGGTTACGGCGAAAGACCAGGACGTAGGAGGTCACCGCCGCTGCGGAGGCCAGCGCGGCCGACAGGCCGAGCGCGGCGAAGCCGGTGACCTCGGGTTCCCACGAGACGAGCATCGCCGCCCCAGCTGCGAGGAGGAGCCCGCCTCGGAGCCGGTTTCGGGTCCAGCAACCTGTGAGGAGGTTGACCAGCCCGAAGACCAGCGCCGCCGCAGCCCCGACGGAGAGTGTGTTGACAACGCTCGACAGGCCGCCGAGCAGGGGCACCTCGTACTCCAGCGCCGAATAATCGGGCCAGCGGACGGTTCGGTCACCGAACAACCGCAGCGCCGGGATCACCGCGCCGGCGACGACTGCGCCCACCGGGATGCCGAGGAGCCAGGAGCGACTCATCGACTGCTTGGTCTCGTGGCGGCGCAGCCCCACCGCCGCCGCGAGGACCAGCCCGGCGCCGACGGCGAAAACCAGCTCCATAAAAACGGACCCTGCGACCGAGCCCGCGACACCGAACCCGCCGGGCTCGGCAAAAGGATCCTCAGTCAGGGTCTGCCAGTCGTTCAACGACACCACGACCGAGGCGACGAAGACCGCCAGGCCGGTGGTCCAAAACAGCCGGCCCGACACCCTGCGACGCACGGTAGCCACCAGGACATACAGGGCCATGGCGCTGATGAACGCCCAGACAACCGGGTCTACGACGTCCGACAGGAGCCTTATCTGTGATTCGCCGTCCCACGATTCTTCGTAGTACCCGTCGGGCATCTCAATGTACCGGTAGACGTCGGTCGCCTGTCCGCCCCAGATGTCGACCGCAACAAGTGCCATACCGGCCTTCAAGGGCGGCTGCGGCACTTTGAAGGTGACGTGCCAGTCGACGTCGTCCTCCCCCCAGTACTCGGCGAAGTCCACGTCTTCGGGGGTGACTGTCCTTCCGAGCTCCTCCTTGACTGCCGCAACCCCCAGGGCGACGGCTTGCTCCTCTTTGAGTTTCGAGGAGGAGACCAGCTCGTCCACCGTCTGGCTGGCCTCGAGCACCTTGCCGCGATGGTCCAGAGTGACCGTGTACCACTGGTCGCCCGTCCCGTCGAAGGTAACCGTCCAGCCCGGCGCGTTCAGGTATGTCCCGACCAGCTTGCGGTAGGTGGCGGATCCGTACTCATTCATGACGTAGTCGGCGTCTTCGCCCGCCTCGTCGTTCACCGAGGCGAACACATCGAACCCCTTCAGCTTTTTGCCCTGAGCCTCCAGATGGCCCCGGGCCGCGCTCTTCGCCTCGTCGGCATTTATCGAAACCGGCGGGGCATCGGCACCGGTACGGGTGGTCCCGAACCAGCCGGCAAGGCCGACCGACAGGAGGAGCACGAGGCCGGCCCAGGCCCTTGGCCCAAAGGGAGGGGCGAGCCGGGGCTCTGACGGCTCCGGCCCCCGGGTATCGGAACGCCACAACGCGTTGCGATCGGCCGGCTCGACCTCGGTCCAGCGCCGGGCTCTCAGCCTTGCGACCAGGACGATGACCAGGGGGACCAGACCGGCCGCTACGAACGCCGCCTTCGCTCCGAACGACGAGGTCTGGGTCGTGAAGATCGGCAGCCCCATGAGCACGTAGTCGTAGGCGAAGTGCGCCAGGATCGCAGGGACCAGCCCGAAAACCAGGTAGACGGCGCCGAAGGCGAGTGCCGGCAGGAACAGCTCGACAATGCGGGCGTAGACCGGCTCGGTCGGGTACGAGACGTGCGCCCCGGCGAACACCAGCGCCTGGGCTACCAGCCCAAGCCCCAGGAACAGCCGGGCGTGGCCGAACCGCTTCCCCAGCAGCACGGCGCCGGCAAGCGGGAGCGCCCGGAACAGAGCCTCCTCCAGCACGCCGGCGTGCAGCGCCATGGAGAGCGGGCCCAAGAACGGCAGGTAGGTGGCCAGCATGTCGGGGTCGGCGCTTGGAGAGGCGGGGGTGTACCAGGAGAACCACAGGGTCATAACTGCGTAGAAGGCTGTTACGTAGGCAAGCAGAATGAAGGCCCACAGGTACCCTCCGGCGGTGCGGCCGAGCATCGCCTTCGAGGCGGCGCTGGGCCTCCGCCAAACCCGCCACAGTTGGATCTGGTTGGGGAACGCAATCCTGGTCAGGCCCTCAGCCACCAATAGAGCAACCGAGGCCATGGCCCAATCCGAAAAGAACGTCGTCGCAGCGTAGGAGATCTGCTCCCCGACGAAGGTAGCTTTCGAGCCGAAGGTGCTGTAGTCGAACCAGTAGACGGGGAGGCTGTTGAGCTCGGCCGCAGCGGCGATCAGAGCGAGAGCCGCTCCCCAGCCGACCGACCGCCGCCACTCGAACTGACGCCGGCGCGCCAGCACGATCAGGGCGAAGGCACCGCCCACGAAGAAGACCGATCCGGCTACGAACCCGACGATTCCAAGGATCACGACCCTGGTCTCGTCCACCTCGGACTGGGCTATCTCGTACGAACGCGGCAGCTCGATCGACTGGGTGAAGCCGCCGAACTGGTCGCCGTTCACATATGCCGTGACGTTGAAGGTTGCCTTTTCGATGCGCGGGTCGCTGCGAACGTACTCCAGCTCCCAGTCGCGGCGAATGTTCTCGTCGGGACCACCCCAGGACTCGTTGTTCTGCAGCCGGTATTTGCTCAGATCCAGCCCGAACGAACTGGCCTGCTGCTCGGCGACGGCACGGGCCTGCTTAAGGTCCAGCGCTGGCCCGGGCTCCTCGTCGAGGGTGATCCAGTACCCCCACAACTTTCCGTCCGGGGTGAACTCGAACTCGGTCTCGGCCCACTCTTCGGGAACGAAGTGGCGGACCGACCAGGTGTACGGGTAGTAGTCGCCGCTCCGTAAAAGGCGCTGAAACGCCTCCGACCCTCCGCCCTCGTGCTCCAGATAGGTCTCGACCTCGTCGCCTCCGAAGAAGCTGGCCGCCTGTTCGAAGTTGCGCGGCCCGAAGTGGTGCATCTTTTCGAGGCGACGGGCCTCGCCTAGCGCTTCCTCCCGGCTCATCTCCAGGTTGATGTCGACAATCGGGAAGGCCCGGCCGGCCTGGGTCAGGGTGAGGGGGAGGGCGGCCAGGGCGAGCAAGCCGAGTAGAACCCATGTGACGGGCCTGCTGAACGCCGGCTTTCGGTCCCCGCGGTGAAACCCTCGAATGATGAAGCCCCCTCCTTGGCAAATCTGCCTCTCTATCGGCGCGAACCGCCGATGGGTTAAGCGAATTGCCAGATTGATACAGCGAGAACGGTGCCCGCTCGGTTACCGGGAGGAAAACAACCGGGAACGCCCGAACCTTCACCGGCCGGATCCGCTACCACTCGCTCGGGTGATCGATGTCCCCGAAGCTCCGGACGCCTACCTCAGTTTGCGGGCTTGCCTCGAGAACTCGGCGGCCAGCGGGCCGCCTGCCGGGATGCGGCTCCACCACCAGGGCTCGGTAGGAGCGCCGCTGTCCATCTTCGACAGCACCTTGTGGTCGTCCCTGAGCGTGTACGCGGAGTACAGGGCGTCGACAGCCTTCACCAGGGCCGGAACCGAGGACTCCGCCTCATCGGTGAGTGCCTGCTCCAGTCGATCCCTTACCTGCAGCGAGGCGACGAACTCCTTGATGCCGGCCAGCTCGTCGGCGGTGGTCGTCTGCTCGCCCTCCTCCAGCTTGAGCACGCGGTTCGCCCAGTCGTCCAGCAGCTCGAGCAGCGACGACTCCTTGCCGTCGGGCAACTTCACCGACGTGGTTGAAAGCTCTTTCAGATCCATTCGTTCCTCCCGGAGTCAGCGGGAACTTGTGCCGCCGCTTCTTCGAGTATGACCCCGATCACCCGCTGCTTGCATCGTGCGGGGCGAGGTCGGTTAACATCGACCAATTGCGACTGGCGTCGGGTGGGCTACCACCAGGAAGCGCTCTTGTCGGAGCATCGTACGCCTGGGTGCTCCTCAGTTAAGGCTGAGGAGGGTCGAAATGGAAATGCGATACGGGGTCAACCCCCACCAGAAGGCACGCGTCGGCGAAGGCAGCCCGGAACCCCTGAAGCTGCTCAACGGCAGCCCTTCCTACATCAACGTCCTCGACGCCTTGAACGCCTGGCCTCTAGTGCGTGAGGCTCGGGCCGCGGTGAATGCCCCGGTCGCGGCATCGTTCAAGCACGTCTCCCCCGCCGGCGTGGCGGTTGCCGGCAACCCCGACGAAGCCATGCGGGAGGTGTGGGGGCTGGGCAACGGCCCGGTCGGCCCGCTGACCTCGGCCTACGTCCGTGCCAGGGACGCGGACCCCAAGTGCTCGTTCGGCGACATGATCGCCGTATCCGAGCCGGTGGACCTCGAGCTCGCCGAGTTCCTCGCCCGGGTGATCTCCGACGGCATAGTCGCTCCGGGGTTTGAACCAGGCACCCTGGAGATCCTCTCCCGCAAGAAGAAGGGCGCCTTCCTGGTCTTCGAGGCCGACCCCGCGTACCGGCCGCCGCAGTGGGAGCGCCGGGAGGTCTTCGGCATGGTGCTCGAGCAGGAGCAGGACGCGCTCCCGATCACCGACGCCTGCCTGACGATGGCCGAGGGCCCCGAGCTGGGCCCGGAAGCGGTCGCCGATGCTCTGCTCGGCATGATCACGGTTCGCTACACGCAGTCGAACTCAGTGGCCTATCTGAGTGACGGGATGACCCTGGGCATCGGCGCCGGTCAGCAGTCCCGGGTCGACTGCACCAGGCTTGCAGGAGCCAAGGCGGCCAACTGGTGGATGAGGCGCAACCCTGCCGTGCGTGACCTGCCGCTGCCCGATGAGATGTCCCGCCAGGACCGGCTGAACTGGCAGATCCGGTATGCCGAGGGCGACATGACGGCGGGTGAGTGGGCGGCCTTCGCCGAGGTCGCCGGCGACACCCAGCCGATCCCCGCCGACCTGCGCTCCGCCTGGGGCGAACAGCTGGAGGGCGTCACCCTGGCCTCCGACGGATTCATCCCGTTCCGGGACAACATCGACTACGCCAGCCGCTACGGAGTCCGGTACGTTGTGGAGCCCGGGGGGTCGCTCCGGACGCCCGAGGTCGCCGCTGCGTGCCGGGAGCTGGGGATCTCGCTCGTCCACACCGGCATCCGGCTGTTCCACCACTGATAAGCGACGCCCTACCGCTAACATGCAGATGTGATCATTGCCCCCGTCCGGGAAAAGCAGCCCATGAAGCGCCGGATCGGCAGGCCGTTGGTCCTGTTCTCGCTCGCTTTGCTGGCGATCGTGGCGGGCACGGCGGTCCGGGCTCTGATGGTCTCCGTCCCCGTGGAGAAGGCGCCCGGGGTGGCCCTCTCCGACATCCCGCAGGGTGTCACCCTGCACCACGTCAGCGGGAAGGACGTCTGGATCGACCGGGCCGGTGACCAGCTGACCGCCTTTCTCGACGACGCGCAGCACCTGGGCCACGGAGTCGTCTACTGCGCCGGCCGAGGCGTCTTCATGTCCCCTGCACACGGGGAGCTGTTCGCCCGCAACGGCGTCGCCCTCGACGGGCCGGCCGCCCGCGGCCTGGACCGGCTTCCGGTAGCCGTCGAGGTGGTCGATGATGATCCCCGCGTGGTCATCGATACGTCGAGCGTGAGCGCCGGACCGCCGAAGGTCGCCCTGGAGGACCGCCACCTGTACGTCGGCCAGGAGCTGCTCGACCGGTACGACGCCGGCCCAGATGCCGGTTTCTGCAGTTAGGCCTCGGCGCTGGGCTGCGCCCGGCCCGTAAGCCGCTCGTAGTCCTCCCAGGTGTCCAGGTCCGAGGGCACCTCTCCGCCCAGCTCGACCTGCACCACCCACTCGGGGTGCCTCTTCAGGACCTCGCGGGCGCCCTTGTCGCCCTCAATCGCCTTCAGCTCCGGCCAGAGCTCCTTTTCGAAGAGCGTGGGGTGGTTTGGCTTGCCGCCGAACACGGCCTGAACCACCTTCCCGCCGGTGGCCTGGTAGGTCTCGGCGATCGTCCGGACCATGAGCGCGTTGACGGCGGGCTGGTCGCCCAGGATCACCACGGCGGCGTCGGACCTCTCGTCGGCCGCCTCAAGCCCCGTCCTGAGCGAGGTCGCCTGACCCTGGGCGTAGTCGGGGTTCACCACTATGCGGGTGCCTGGGCCGATCTGAACGGCTTCAGCGACTTCGTCCGCCCGGTGGCCCAGCACAACCACCACGTCATACAGGCCCGACTTCTCCATGGCGTCGACTGCGTGCTGAAGCAGAGGGCGCCCCTCGAAGTCCAGGAGTTGTTTCGGCTGGCCGAGGCGCGACGACGATCCCCCGGCCAGGATTATGCCGGTGATGCGGCCGATCACCGGCCGGAGCCCTTCCTACGAGTTGCGACCATGTCCGGATGCCCTCCAACAAAAGGACGGCCCCTTAAGGGGCCGTCCATAGAGTTCTTACGCCGAAGCGTTCGAGCGGCCCGGTGAGGCGGGCCGGTTGAGACTGCTTACTTCTTGCCGCCGAAGAGGCGCTTCATGCCCACAGCGGTGGACTGGGCTGCGATACCGAAACCGCTGGCTGCCTTCGGTGCGCCGCCGCCCTTGCCCTGAATGGCAGAGGACAGGCACTTGGCGAACTGGTTCATGAGGACGGTGGTGACGTCACCCATCATGCCGCGGCCGTACTGTGCGACTGCGCCGGACATCGTGATGTCCTGGTTGATCTTGACGGTGGTGGAGTTGCCGGAGCCGGTTAGGACTGCGGTTACGTTGGCCTCGGCCTGACCCTTGCCCTTCTCCTCGCCGCCGACGCCCTTCATGACGATGGTGTGGGATGCCGGGTTGCGGGAGACGATCTGCAGGGTACCTGCGAACGACAGGGACACGGGGCCCATCTTGATCTTGACGCGGCCCTTGAAGTTGTTCTGGTCGACAACCTGGGTGAGCTCTGCGCCGGGCAGGCAGGGTGCAACCTTCTGCGGGTCGTTGAAGTAGTTCCAAACGTCTTCTACTGGTGCCGGTACCGTGAAATCGTTCTGAAGTGCAATACCCACTTGCCACCTAACCTTTCGTTCGTCTTCCCTTGCCAGAGCTTTCTGGCAAGTAGTCTAGTGCTTGAGATACCGCGAAATCCAAGCGAGGGGCGCGGCACACGTCGCCGATTTACGCCGGTTATGCGCCCTGGGGACTCTCACGCCCCAACTGACGCCTTTTCCCGGGGATGCGTGGGGCCTTCCCTGTTCTTCAGGAAACCCGCATTCCGCCCGGATCTGACCGCCATAATTTCCGCTATCACTGCCCAGGCTATCTCTTCTGGGCCTTCAGCGCCAACGTCGAGGCCTGCGGGACCGTGAATCTTGCCTTCATCCTCCTCTGATGGGAACACGCCCTCCTTCGCAAGATCGGGGAGAAGACGGCGGAGGCGGGCTTTTGGACCGAGCATGCCTATGTACATGACGTCGGTACCCAGCAGAGCCTGCAGGTAATCCTGGTCCCGCACGTAGTTGTGGCTCATCACGATGGCGGCGGTCAGCCGGTCGACGCCCGCTTCGGTGACCAGTTCGGCCGCCTTGGGCAGCACGATGAACTCGGTAGCTTCGGGGAAGCGTTCGTGGTTCAAGAGCTGCTCAC
Protein-coding sequences here:
- a CDS encoding nucleotidyltransferase family protein codes for the protein MIGRITGIILAGGSSSRLGQPKQLLDFEGRPLLQHAVDAMEKSGLYDVVVVLGHRADEVAEAVQIGPGTRIVVNPDYAQGQATSLRTGLEAADERSDAAVVILGDQPAVNALMVRTIAETYQATGGKVVQAVFGGKPNHPTLFEKELWPELKAIEGDKGAREVLKRHPEWVVQVELGGEVPSDLDTWEDYERLTGRAQPSAEA
- a CDS encoding phosphoribosylaminoimidazolecarboxamide formyltransferase, producing MEMRYGVNPHQKARVGEGSPEPLKLLNGSPSYINVLDALNAWPLVREARAAVNAPVAASFKHVSPAGVAVAGNPDEAMREVWGLGNGPVGPLTSAYVRARDADPKCSFGDMIAVSEPVDLELAEFLARVISDGIVAPGFEPGTLEILSRKKKGAFLVFEADPAYRPPQWERREVFGMVLEQEQDALPITDACLTMAEGPELGPEAVADALLGMITVRYTQSNSVAYLSDGMTLGIGAGQQSRVDCTRLAGAKAANWWMRRNPAVRDLPLPDEMSRQDRLNWQIRYAEGDMTAGEWAAFAEVAGDTQPIPADLRSAWGEQLEGVTLASDGFIPFRDNIDYASRYGVRYVVEPGGSLRTPEVAAACRELGISLVHTGIRLFHH
- a CDS encoding CPBP family intramembrane glutamic endopeptidase, which gives rise to MLALAALPLTLTQAGRAFPIVDINLEMSREEALGEARRLEKMHHFGPRNFEQAASFFGGDEVETYLEHEGGGSEAFQRLLRSGDYYPYTWSVRHFVPEEWAETEFEFTPDGKLWGYWITLDEEPGPALDLKQARAVAEQQASSFGLDLSKYRLQNNESWGGPDENIRRDWELEYVRSDPRIEKATFNVTAYVNGDQFGGFTQSIELPRSYEIAQSEVDETRVVILGIVGFVAGSVFFVGGAFALIVLARRRQFEWRRSVGWGAALALIAAAAELNSLPVYWFDYSTFGSKATFVGEQISYAATTFFSDWAMASVALLVAEGLTRIAFPNQIQLWRVWRRPSAASKAMLGRTAGGYLWAFILLAYVTAFYAVMTLWFSWYTPASPSADPDMLATYLPFLGPLSMALHAGVLEEALFRALPLAGAVLLGKRFGHARLFLGLGLVAQALVFAGAHVSYPTEPVYARIVELFLPALAFGAVYLVFGLVPAILAHFAYDYVLMGLPIFTTQTSSFGAKAAFVAAGLVPLVIVLVARLRARRWTEVEPADRNALWRSDTRGPEPSEPRLAPPFGPRAWAGLVLLLSVGLAGWFGTTRTGADAPPVSINADEAKSAARGHLEAQGKKLKGFDVFASVNDEAGEDADYVMNEYGSATYRKLVGTYLNAPGWTVTFDGTGDQWYTVTLDHRGKVLEASQTVDELVSSSKLKEEQAVALGVAAVKEELGRTVTPEDVDFAEYWGEDDVDWHVTFKVPQPPLKAGMALVAVDIWGGQATDVYRYIEMPDGYYEESWDGESQIRLLSDVVDPVVWAFISAMALYVLVATVRRRVSGRLFWTTGLAVFVASVVVSLNDWQTLTEDPFAEPGGFGVAGSVAGSVFMELVFAVGAGLVLAAAVGLRRHETKQSMSRSWLLGIPVGAVVAGAVIPALRLFGDRTVRWPDYSALEYEVPLLGGLSSVVNTLSVGAAAALVFGLVNLLTGCWTRNRLRGGLLLAAGAAMLVSWEPEVTGFAALGLSAALASAAAVTSYVLVFRRNLAAVFPAAATTIVLTEIAGAAAPAFPGSQAAVLAGCAGALVVAGLWSMLFSRPLPENFGRRRSRVDFNTYWRRVVWAKPFAAGLPVLDERLLGQLRSITRTSRRARSTPCRLVLKDGSVRERVFLVEASRFLTAWGAFPDVGDPRFLDAADIERIEPSPFSLPAWIGRKVHRGAKVVNGQRYFRLKLRDGRKLSCSTPTLADFVDLPEGVSVDDVVSVKKERRPKDIENRLPQAAHEWCVYRDPARLYPGQEPITGFVILPAPALGPPAA
- a CDS encoding SRPBCC family protein; the encoded protein is MGIALQNDFTVPAPVEDVWNYFNDPQKVAPCLPGAELTQVVDQNNFKGRVKIKMGPVSLSFAGTLQIVSRNPASHTIVMKGVGGEEKGKGQAEANVTAVLTGSGNSTTVKINQDITMSGAVAQYGRGMMGDVTTVLMNQFAKCLSSAIQGKGGGAPKAASGFGIAAQSTAVGMKRLFGGKK